The Acidimicrobiales bacterium sequence TCGGCGGCCCGCACGGCGTCGAGGATGGCGCCCCGGATGCGCTGGGCGGCGAAGCGGTCGAACGGCACGCCACGGGAGTCGTCGTAGCGGCGAGCCGCCTCGACCAGCCCCAGGGCGCCGGCCGTGGCCAGCTCGTCGCGGTCGACGTGACGAGGGAAGTGCACCGCCACCTGGAACACCACGTGGCGCACCAGAGGCAGGTTGTCCTCGATCAGTCGGTGGATCTCGTTCTCGTCCCGGGCGGGCATCTGCCCCTCCAAGTTTCGTGGTCTCATCCCGGACCATCCGTCGGCCCTGCGCTGACTCGCATGAGCCCCGTCCTGCGAAATGGGCCGTTCGGCCCAACGGAACGGGGTCGTTCGCGCCAGATCAACACTCTATGTGGTGAGAAAACCACTCACAAGGGCCGAACGGCTCATCTTGCCGGCGCAAGGAATCGAGTCACCCAGTGAACGCCGCCGTCTTGACCCCCCTCTCGGCCAGGTGGGCCAGCAGATCGCGGGCTCGGGACGAGGCGGCCAGGCCGCCGGCGCCGGGAGCCACCCCGAGCTCGCGGCGCGCCGCCGCCGTCGCCACGACCGCGGCCACCGCCCCGCTGGCCACCCCCGGCCGGTCAAAGGCGCCGTACACGATGGTCTCGTACCGCCCGTCGATCCGGCCCCGGACCTCGGCCCGCACCGCCCCCACCGTCCCCTCGGGGTGCGGCCGGCGCAGCATGGGCAGCCGGGCCGTCAGCCGGTCGCGCCGCGTGGCGGCCAGACGGGCCGTGACCCGGTCGATCTCGCCCAGGGCGTTCACCAGCAGGAGGGCGTCGGGCAGGGCGGCCCGGTAGCAGTCGGCCGCCCCCACCGGATCCGGGAACCAGCACAGCTCCCGCCCCGAGCCCGCCGGGCGGCGCTGCCAGCCCCCGTCGCGCCAGTCCACGGCCGTGCCCCCCAGGGCCCGGTGGTGCTGGCGGGCGCACTCCGGCCCGCCGGTGCCCAAGCGGGCCACGTGGATCTCGGTCACCTCGTCGAACAGGTCGGCGGCGTGCCGGGCCAGCAGGCAGGTGAGCCCCGGCGAGAAGGCCGCCCCCACCACGACGTGCACGCCCCGCACCTCGGCCGCCGGCCCCAGGTCGAGCAGGGCCTCGACGTCCTCGACGGCGTCCGAGGTGGAGACCACCGAGATCCCCCGCTCCACCAAGGGGAGCGCGGCGGCGGCGTGGGAGCCGGGCGGGAGGGCCAGGACCACGACATCGGCCTCGGGCGGCGCGGTCACCGCCTCGTCCTCGGCGATCGCCACCTCGCCCAGCGAGGCCGCCACCTCCTGGCGCCGGTCGCGCCGGGGGTCGCGCAGGACGACCTGGTCGATCCCCGGCGTCGAGGCCAGCTGGCGGGCGACTCGGGCCCCCACGGCGCCGAGTCCCAGGACGGCGGCCCGCATCAGCGCAGGTCGGGGCCGGAGAGCTCCCGCCACCCACCGGACTGGGGAGGGGTGCCGCCCGTGCCACGCAGGCGCACGAAGGCGGCCACCAGGCCGGCCAGGCCGAGCGCCACGAGTGCTCGTCGGAGAAGGGTCACGGGGTGCGCTCCAGGTCGGTCGGCGGGATCGGCACCACGGGCGTCCCGGCCACCAGCCTGGCACCGGGGGCGACCCGGGCCGAGGGATGGTGGGCCCGCCGGGTCGCGGGGGGCACACCACCGGCCACGACCAGGTGCTGCGTGGGGCTAGCTGGAATCGAACCAGCGACCTCACCCTTATCAGGGGTGCGCTCTAACCGACTGAGCTATAGCCCCGGGGCCGGTGGACACTATCCGTCGGCTGCCGGCGGTCGCCACCCACCCGCCACGGGCCGGCGGGGCCGGTCAGGGAGCCGGCGGGGCCGGATCGGCAGGGCCCGGGGCACGACCGGCGCGACGGCGCGAACCCTGGGTGCCCGGTGCCCGGGGACCGGGCCGGCCATCACCGTCCTCGGCCGCCCGAGCGGCGCCGGGCCGGCCCGAGCGCGCCGGGCGATCACCGGGAGCCGGAGCGCGGCGGCGGACCGGAGCTCCGCCGTCGATCGGATCTGGCGGCGGCGGCGGCGGACGGGCCGGGGCCGGCCGGGCGGGGGCGACGGCGGGAGGCTGGGGGGCCGGGGGCCGGGGCGGCGCC is a genomic window containing:
- a CDS encoding Gfo/Idh/MocA family oxidoreductase; its protein translation is MRAAVLGLGAVGARVARQLASTPGIDQVVLRDPRRDRRQEVAASLGEVAIAEDEAVTAPPEADVVVLALPPGSHAAAALPLVERGISVVSTSDAVEDVEALLDLGPAAEVRGVHVVVGAAFSPGLTCLLARHAADLFDEVTEIHVARLGTGGPECARQHHRALGGTAVDWRDGGWQRRPAGSGRELCWFPDPVGAADCYRAALPDALLLVNALGEIDRVTARLAATRRDRLTARLPMLRRPHPEGTVGAVRAEVRGRIDGRYETIVYGAFDRPGVASGAVAAVVATAAARRELGVAPGAGGLAASSRARDLLAHLAERGVKTAAFTG